The Paenibacillus spongiae nucleotide sequence GGAATTGACTGATAACCGCGCCCTGCGCGATAATACAAGCTCGATATCCGGATACGGATACGCAATTGAAACTTGGGGCTACAGCAGCTTCAACTATGTAACCTTCACGAACGGCAAGGTTTCGCAAATCTATACAAGCTAACGTACTAAGGGCATTGACAGCAGCACTTAACAGAACCGGTCTTAGTGGCCGGTTCTATTCTTCTGTCCGAGGATAATTTGATTACAAGAGTTCTTTCCCTATCCGCCATCATGCATTAGGAATTACACTTAAGCCGTAGGTTCAAGCAGCAAACCTAAAGCGGAAAAGAGGAAATTTTGATGGCAAAAACAAAGCGAGGCCGTGCACTATGGAATCTCCCATCGCGCGGACGGGGCACTTGTCCGATTTGCAGCGCAACCCGCATCAAACTGCTGTACCCGCGTGCTAAGACAGACGGAACACAGCTCAAAGTGTGCAAGAGGTGTATAAATGCGACGCAGTTCAAAGTAGACGCCATATCGGGATAAGTGAGATCGGTGCACGAAGGACACTCGCCTGCACAGGGGGAGTGTCTATTTATCTTTATGCATTCGGACAGCCGAGCTTGTCGAAGATGTCGCCCAGGTCCTCCAACGAGTTGTGTATGCTACAACTCTGGACGGGCAGAAGCCTCATCCGGGAGGAGCAATGAAGGCTGAAAGCAACTTTCGTCCAACCACGCTCGTCATGATGATATATTCGCATGGGGGGTAATGTTGGTGATTATTTGGATTAATGGGGCATTCGGATCGGGCAAGACGCAAACGTCCTACGAGCTGCATCGGCGCATCCCGGGATCGATCGTATTCGATCCTGAGAATGCTGGCTACTATATCCGAAAGAACATACCGAAAGCAATCGCAGAAGACGACTTTCAGAACTATACGATGTGGCGTGAGATCAATCATTCGATGCTGACCTATTTGAATCGCGAATATGAAGGAACGATCATCGTACCGATGACGGTTGTCAGCCCGCACATCTTCGAAGAGCTCATTGGCAAGCTTAGGAATGACGGCGTGACCGTTCATCATTATACATTGTGGGCTTCCAAGGAGATTCTACAGCAAAGGCTGCGGAGCAGGGGAGAAGGCAAACGCTCATGGGCATCGCAGCAGATCGACCGTTGTATGGAAGGGTTATCCGGAGATGTCTTCAAGGAGCATATACCCACCGACCGCTTGACGACGATCGAAACGGCAGAGAAGATTGCCGGAATGCTCGGGATAGAATTACAGCCGGATCAGAGAGGACCTATCAAGAAGGCGCTGGACCGGTTGACTACGCAAGCTCGGCACATCCGATTTTTCAACTAACCGTTGACTGACAATGCTCTCCAAAAGAATACAATTATAATGATTGTTATTAAATAAAATGTATTGTACAATATGGGCGAAATTATAGCGCTTCCAAAAGAGATAGGGGGACCGTATCTGGAGCAGGCCCATTTGTGAGGACAAGTCAACGAGCTGGACGGTGGTCTTCGCTTCAAACGAGGAAACGAACGAAGAGGAAAAAAGATGATAAAATTATCAAAATTTCTCTTTTATGGTACTCGCAGAAGGTGTATGATTGGTTGTGCCGGATTTTTAAAAAAACCAATTTGACGGTTGGAGAGATGATGAAGATACTTCCAAATGAAATTTCCACCCTATTGCAGAAAGAACAGGTATCCGAGAAGGACATTGTGTTCTGGATGGTCTGCGACCGGACTCCGGACGGCGGATTTGTCGATACCTACCTGATCCTGTGCCGCGACAAGCTGCTCATAGTCCGCAGCGGCATGAAGCCTCACACGGAAAAGGTGTACAAAGGGTATGCGATGTCGCAGAAGATGAAGAAGCGATTGGAGCCTGTCCAGTCAGGGGAATGGACGCTCGAGTCCGTCCCGCTTGAACAGATTGAATCCGTTTCCATTGTTAATCTCGTCGCTTCGGGGATTATCGTCATCAAGGAGACGGAGGAACGAATTGCAGCTGCTTTCACCAACGGACATATGGGAAGGGCAGCCAAGCTGGTATCGCTTTTCTCGAAGCTGAAGAAGAATGAAGAATTGAACAACGAGGATCTGGACGATGAGCAGGAGCATACTTCCTGTCCGAAGTGCGGGATGATCTATCCCGAGGAAGGCAGGCAGATTTGCCCGAAGTGTATGAAGAAGCATGCTATATTCGCTAGGCTTCTGTCCTTCGCCGGCAAGTACAAAGGCTCCATGTTTCTTATCGTCCTTTTCATGCTGCTTAATGCCGCAACCGGTCTTGTCATTCCTTATTTGCAAGGCACTGTACTGTTCGACCAGGCGCTGGGAGGCAAAGGAGACTTCGCCGGGCAGATTGGCCTCGTCATTCTGCTCATCATCGCATTCCGGACGATATCCCTCGTATTCGGGGTCTGGTTCGGCGTCATCAACGCCCGGTTGGCGGCGAACGTCGCTTTCGATCTGAAGTCAAGCGTCTTCTCGGCGATGCAGCGGCTGTCGCTCAACTTCTTCCAGCGAAAGCAAACCGGGCAGCTGATGACCAGGGTTAATAACGATGCCACGGAGCTGCAGTTCTTCTTCGTGGACGGCATGTCTTATTTCATCGTCAACGCGATGAACATTATCGGGATTACCGCCATTTTGCTGTACATGGACTGGAAGCTGACACTGCTGTGCTTTATCCCGCTTCCGCTTGTTTTTATCATCGTGAACAAAGTGTTCCCGAGGCTGTGGCGCTTGTCCTGGAGACGGCACCGCAAAGTCAGTGCGATGAACTCCATCATTAGCGACACCATACGCGGCACGCGGGTTGTGAAGGCGTTCGGGAAGGAACAGAAGGAGATGGAACGGTTTCACCGGTCCAATATGTCTTACTCCGATGCGGAGCAGACGTTCAACAAGCTTGGCAGCACCATCTTCCCGGTACTCAACTTCCTGACGCAGACGGGCGGCATTCTGATCTGGGCGTTCGGCGGCTGGATGGTGATGCAGGGCGAATTCACATTCGGTAAAGTGCTGACGTTCGTTAACTACATGTATCTCTTGTATGGACCCATTCAATTCATGAACAACATTGTGAACTGGTGGTCGTACTGCATGTCGGCGGCTCAGCGGATTTTTGAAATTCAAGATACGGTGCCGGAAATCGCCGAGAAGCCCGATGCAATCGAGCTTAAGACGATCAAGGGCGATATTAAAGTTTCGAATATCGTGTTCGGGTACGAACCGAATAAGCCGATTATGAAGAATGTCACGATGCACGCCAAGCCAGGTCAGATGATCGGGGTCGTCGGACATTCGGGGGCCGGGAAATCCACGCTTGTGAACTTGATCTCCCGCCTGTATGACGTCTCGGAAGGCGAAATCCGGATTGACGACATCAACATCAAGGATATGACGACCGCGTCGCTTCGCAAGAATATCGGGATCGTATCCCAGGACGTCTATGTATTCTCGGGAAGCATCGCAGAGAATATCGCTTATGCGGATCCGGAATGCACGGTAGACGACATCATTAACGCAGCCAAGATAGCCAATGCCCATGATTTCATCGAGAAGCTCCCGGACGGCTATGACACGATCGTCGGAACGGGCGGGCATAATCTGTCGGGCGGCGAGAAGCAGCGGTTATCCATCGCGCGGGCTATTCTCCATAATCCGAGAATATTGATTCTGGACGAAGCGACCGCATCGCTCGATACGGAGACGGAGCTGCAGATTCAAGAGGCGCTTGATTCACTCATCAAGGGCAGAACGACAATCGCAATCGCACACCGGTTATCGACGCTCCGTAATGCCGATTACTTGGTCGTCATGGAGCATGGCAAGGTTGTGGAGGACGGTACGCACGACCAGCTGATGGAAAAGGAAGGCATCTACCACGGCTTAGTGAAGAAGCACGATGAGGCGCTCAAAATGAACGAGGTGGTTATAGCATGATGCAATCGGTTGCCAATCCGATCGTGAATGAGGAAGTGAAGCCGGAGTCGGATCTGGCCGAAGCGGCCAAGATTCGATATCTGTCGCCAGACAATACGGTGTTCAAGAAGACGCCGGGTAATATGCTATCCGTAAAAGTAGGCGAGGAGGAGCACCCGATCGTCTACGTGCACTGCTCCTTTCCTCATACGAATAAGCGAATTTATATCTCCGTCCGAACGATAGAGAATAAAGAAGTCGGGATGATTCGCTCGCTTGACGATTTTCCTAAGGATGTCGCGGATCTGCTGGAGGAGCAAGTCCATATCCGCTACTTCGCGCCGGAAATAACGAATGTGGTTACAATAAAGCAGGAGTTCGGCTATTCGTACTGGGAAGCGGAGACGACCGCAGGATTGTGCCGATTTACGGTACGGGACGGCGGAGGCAACGCGAAGCTGGTATCGGATAAGCGTCTTCTGATTACGGATGTGGACGGGAACCGCTTTATTATTGCCGATCTGGAACGTCTGAGCGACAGGGAATACCGGATGGTTGAGATGTGCATGTAGCTTAGGCTGCAGCGCCTTTCAAATAAGGGATGGAGGATTCGATGAATCTCAATTTTACGCTGTCAGAGCAAGATTTGCGGGCAGCCCAGCGAGCTGTTGGCGAGGATATCCGATATGGGGTTCCTGCCGACCTGTCGTTAACGGGGAACAGAACGCCCGGTTATTTTGTCATCGGGCAAGATAAGTGGGCTTACGTGGAGCATGGCGAGGTTCTGGAAAGCGGACTGATTGGCGCCATGCATGATTACAAGATCGTCCCTCTGATCGGCAACGCCGTACTGGAAGCCGCGGAAGGTACGAACAAACGAATCGTGGTCAGGATTACGATGCAGCATGCGGCCAGATATGGCTATATCGCACAGATTCTGAACGACATGTCCGCTCAGAGAAGGATCCAGATCTTCAATAATGAGGAAGAGCCGGTCTGTACCAAATGCGGCGGATCGCTCGTTCACGGCACCAGAGTCTGCCCAAGGTGCATGAACAAAGCGGCGGCCTTCAAGCGGCTGTTCGCCGTCTCCAAGTCGCATTGGAAAGCGATGAGCTTAGGCCTCGGCGTGCTGATCGCTTCATCGGCTGTCGCACTAATCGGACCTTATTTGCAGAAAATATTGATCAACTCGTCCTTGCAGCCGCCGGAGGGCCAGGACGCCAGCAAGCCGATATTCTTTTTCGCCTTGGGCGCGATGCTGATTGCACTGCTGCTCGGCGAGCTGTTCGGCATCGTTCGAGGACGCATTATGGCCAGTGTCAGCTCCGGGATTGCTGCCGATCTGCGGAAGGTCGTCTATGACAAGCTGCAGAATTTGTCGCTCGGCTTTCTGACATCGCAGCGTTCTGGCGATATAATGAACCGGATTACATCCGATACGGACCGGATCCGGCATCTCATTCAAGAAGTCTGCACGACGGCGATCTTTCAGCTGATCATGCTCGTATCGGCAAGCATTCTGTTGTTCAACGCGGATTGGAAGCTGGCGCTGGTCGTTCTGCTTCCCGCTCCGATCGTCGCGTACATGCATAGGTATATCTGGAAGTACGTGCTATGGAAGCTGTTCCACAAGCAGTGGCGGGTGTACGACAAAGCCAACTCGTTCCTGCATGACGTGCTGAGCGGCATACGCGTGGTGAAAGCGTTCGGCAAGGAAGACGGCGAAATTCTGAAGTTCCGGAAATACAACAGCGAGTTCAGGGATGCCGCGATTAAATCCGAGAAGCTGTTCAGCATTCTGTCGCCGATCACGAACTACTTGATTCAATTGGGTCAATACCTCGTTCTTCTGATCGGCTGCAACATGATTCTGGATAACAAGATGAATTTAGGCGAGCTCATCCAATTCAGCAGCTATGCCGGAATGATTTTCGGGCCGATCGCTTGGATGATGTTCATGCCGCGCTGGGTGGCCAATGCCGTTATCTCGATTGACCGGGTGTTCTCGGTCATCGACGAACAGCCCGAGGTTCTCGATAAGGAGCTTTCCAAGAAGCATACGATTCAAGGAACCATCGCGTTCGACGATGTTGTCTTCGGATACAAGTCTTATGAGCCTGTCTTGAAGCACATCACGTTCGACGTGAAGCAGGGAGAGATGATTGGCTTGGTCGGCCATTCAGGCTCGGGCAAATCAACACTGATCAATCTATTGTCCCGCTTCTATGATGTTACCGATGGCTCGATCCGGATCGATGGGATCGACATCCGGGATATTAAGCAGGAGGATATGCGATCGCAGATTAGCGTCGTGCTTCAAGAAACGTTCCTGTTCAGTGGAACGATCATGGAGAATATCCGTTATTCGAAGCCGGACGCTACGCAAGAGGAAGTTATCCAAGCCGCCAAAATCGCGAATGCCCATGACTTCATCATCAATTTCCCGGATGGGTACGATACGAAGCTGGAGGAGAACGGAAACAATCTATCCGGCGGCGAGAGGCAGAGGCTGGCTATTGCGCGGGCAGTGATGAACAATCCACGGATTCTGATTCTCGATGAAGCGACCGCATCGCTCGATATCGATACCGAGATGGCGATCCAGGAGGCATTGAAGCGGGTAACCAGGAACCGGACGACCATCGCCATCGCGCACAGGCTCGCTACGCTGCGGAATGCGGACCGGCTGCTTGTACTGGAGAAAGGCGAACTCGCTGAGATCGGCACCCATACCGATTTGATGGAGAAGCAAGGCATTTATTATAATCTTATTATGGCTCAGCGCGACATGTCCAAGAAGACGGAGCAGAAGATCGAGCATGCCGTGCAATAGGAAGGGGCTGACCCGGATGCCGTCTTAGATGGCGAGGGGAAGCCTTTTCTTACGATTCGACTTGTTCAAATAAGAACGGCACTGTCGTCTGTAACCAATCTAACCTTTCCTTGTTCGAGTGAAGTGGCGACGGCCATCGACCAAGGGGAGGTTTTCTTTATACGATGGGATGATCCGAGACGCGTGAATCAAAAAAAGCGCAATGCCCTTGGCATTGCGCTTACTTATAGGAGTCGATGATTTTGACATAGATTAATACAACTCAGGCTTCCTCGCCTTCCATAATAGTAGTATAAATGTCGGAAAAGGATAAGTCTATACCTTTTCAGGAAATTCCTATATTTTTAATGATGAAACTTTCATTCGATCAAGGAGGCCGGGTATGTTCATTCGATTAGACAGATCGCAGATCAGATTCATGTATGTCTATCTGAATAATCATCGCGCACAGTTAGTGCTGTTACTGCTGTTCATATTAGGGAGCATCGCCCTCCAAATCTACAGTCCGCTGTATATTCAACAGTTTCTCGACCGTGCGAGAGCAGGGGAGGAAACATCCGGGCTGCTGAGAATCGCGTTCCTGTTCCTGGGACTGACGGTTCTCAGACAAATCGTCGTCATCGTTCTTCAGTTTATTACAAGCGATGTCACCTGGAAGATAACGAACAAGATAAGGCTCGATGTGACACGGCAATGCTTGAATTACGACATGTCCTTCCACAACCGACATACGCCGGGGGAGATGGTGGAGCGGATCGATGGAGACGTCGGCAAGCTGAACAATTTCATGTCTGTATTTGCTCTGAAGGTCATTAGCAATAATTTGTTGATCGTGACGGTCGTCATCATTATTTTCACCATTAATGTCAGTATGGGAATCGTTGTAACGCTTTCTTGTGTCTTGGGATTGTATGTATTGTCCCGAATGGGCAGATTCGGTTCGAAGACGATTCGAAACTATCTGTCGGAATCAGCCGATACCATCGGTTTTCTGGATGAGCGGATAACCGGGAGGGAAGATATTCGAGCATTTAACGCGGTTTCCTATACCTTGTATTCCTATTACACAAGATTGAAGAGGTTATTTCGGA carries:
- a CDS encoding ABC transporter ATP-binding protein, whose product is MNLNFTLSEQDLRAAQRAVGEDIRYGVPADLSLTGNRTPGYFVIGQDKWAYVEHGEVLESGLIGAMHDYKIVPLIGNAVLEAAEGTNKRIVVRITMQHAARYGYIAQILNDMSAQRRIQIFNNEEEPVCTKCGGSLVHGTRVCPRCMNKAAAFKRLFAVSKSHWKAMSLGLGVLIASSAVALIGPYLQKILINSSLQPPEGQDASKPIFFFALGAMLIALLLGELFGIVRGRIMASVSSGIAADLRKVVYDKLQNLSLGFLTSQRSGDIMNRITSDTDRIRHLIQEVCTTAIFQLIMLVSASILLFNADWKLALVVLLPAPIVAYMHRYIWKYVLWKLFHKQWRVYDKANSFLHDVLSGIRVVKAFGKEDGEILKFRKYNSEFRDAAIKSEKLFSILSPITNYLIQLGQYLVLLIGCNMILDNKMNLGELIQFSSYAGMIFGPIAWMMFMPRWVANAVISIDRVFSVIDEQPEVLDKELSKKHTIQGTIAFDDVVFGYKSYEPVLKHITFDVKQGEMIGLVGHSGSGKSTLINLLSRFYDVTDGSIRIDGIDIRDIKQEDMRSQISVVLQETFLFSGTIMENIRYSKPDATQEEVIQAAKIANAHDFIINFPDGYDTKLEENGNNLSGGERQRLAIARAVMNNPRILILDEATASLDIDTEMAIQEALKRVTRNRTTIAIAHRLATLRNADRLLVLEKGELAEIGTHTDLMEKQGIYYNLIMAQRDMSKKTEQKIEHAVQ
- a CDS encoding DUF1854 domain-containing protein; this encodes MMQSVANPIVNEEVKPESDLAEAAKIRYLSPDNTVFKKTPGNMLSVKVGEEEHPIVYVHCSFPHTNKRIYISVRTIENKEVGMIRSLDDFPKDVADLLEEQVHIRYFAPEITNVVTIKQEFGYSYWEAETTAGLCRFTVRDGGGNAKLVSDKRLLITDVDGNRFIIADLERLSDREYRMVEMCM
- a CDS encoding AAA family ATPase; the encoded protein is MIIWINGAFGSGKTQTSYELHRRIPGSIVFDPENAGYYIRKNIPKAIAEDDFQNYTMWREINHSMLTYLNREYEGTIIVPMTVVSPHIFEELIGKLRNDGVTVHHYTLWASKEILQQRLRSRGEGKRSWASQQIDRCMEGLSGDVFKEHIPTDRLTTIETAEKIAGMLGIELQPDQRGPIKKALDRLTTQARHIRFFN
- a CDS encoding ABC transporter ATP-binding protein; its protein translation is MKILPNEISTLLQKEQVSEKDIVFWMVCDRTPDGGFVDTYLILCRDKLLIVRSGMKPHTEKVYKGYAMSQKMKKRLEPVQSGEWTLESVPLEQIESVSIVNLVASGIIVIKETEERIAAAFTNGHMGRAAKLVSLFSKLKKNEELNNEDLDDEQEHTSCPKCGMIYPEEGRQICPKCMKKHAIFARLLSFAGKYKGSMFLIVLFMLLNAATGLVIPYLQGTVLFDQALGGKGDFAGQIGLVILLIIAFRTISLVFGVWFGVINARLAANVAFDLKSSVFSAMQRLSLNFFQRKQTGQLMTRVNNDATELQFFFVDGMSYFIVNAMNIIGITAILLYMDWKLTLLCFIPLPLVFIIVNKVFPRLWRLSWRRHRKVSAMNSIISDTIRGTRVVKAFGKEQKEMERFHRSNMSYSDAEQTFNKLGSTIFPVLNFLTQTGGILIWAFGGWMVMQGEFTFGKVLTFVNYMYLLYGPIQFMNNIVNWWSYCMSAAQRIFEIQDTVPEIAEKPDAIELKTIKGDIKVSNIVFGYEPNKPIMKNVTMHAKPGQMIGVVGHSGAGKSTLVNLISRLYDVSEGEIRIDDINIKDMTTASLRKNIGIVSQDVYVFSGSIAENIAYADPECTVDDIINAAKIANAHDFIEKLPDGYDTIVGTGGHNLSGGEKQRLSIARAILHNPRILILDEATASLDTETELQIQEALDSLIKGRTTIAIAHRLSTLRNADYLVVMEHGKVVEDGTHDQLMEKEGIYHGLVKKHDEALKMNEVVIA